In a single window of the Micromonospora inositola genome:
- a CDS encoding GNAT family N-acetyltransferase, protein MIRLERLRADHAPALLAFERENREFFARTVPDRGDAYFAEFAARHRALLAEQDAGSIHFHVVLDERGELIGRVNLVDVEDGAAELGYRIGERATGRGVATAAVEEVCRLAATAYGLTALAAVTTRDNPASMAVLGRTGFTTVADIVLDGRPGVRYHRRLAG, encoded by the coding sequence GTGATCAGGTTGGAACGGCTGCGGGCCGACCACGCGCCGGCTCTCCTGGCCTTCGAGCGGGAGAACCGGGAGTTCTTCGCCCGGACCGTGCCGGATCGCGGGGACGCGTACTTCGCCGAGTTCGCCGCCCGGCATCGCGCCCTGCTGGCCGAGCAGGACGCCGGCTCGATCCACTTCCACGTCGTCCTGGACGAGCGGGGGGAGCTGATCGGCCGCGTCAACCTCGTGGACGTCGAGGACGGGGCGGCCGAGCTCGGCTACCGGATCGGCGAGCGCGCCACCGGTCGCGGCGTGGCGACGGCGGCGGTCGAGGAGGTGTGCCGGCTGGCCGCCACGGCGTACGGACTCACCGCGCTCGCCGCGGTCACCACCCGGGACAACCCGGCGTCCATGGCGGTGCTGGGACGCACCGGGTTCACCACGGTCGCGGACATCGTCCTCGACGGTCGCCCCGGTGTGCGGTACCACCGTCGACTTGCCGGGTGA
- a CDS encoding Stf0 family sulfotransferase, with product MADVDSYFICATPRTGSSLLCGLLASTGVAGRPEAYFRVPDEPLWAGRWGLPAGGWGYGDFVAAALAAGRTGNGVFGAKLMWGTLDRVVEGLAAVHPELAGADDALLRRAFGRTAFVHLRRDDVLTQAVSWLRAEQTDLWYVGCPDANGAAPWYDGEGIDELIRTIETHQAAWEEWFAAYDVTPHRVRYEDLAGDPTGVTRKVLGFLGLGLPAGATIRPRHQRQADALNAEWVARHRAGSTGWRMSPHPPGTSG from the coding sequence GTGGCCGACGTCGACTCGTACTTCATCTGCGCCACGCCCCGGACGGGCAGTTCGCTGCTCTGCGGCCTGCTCGCCTCCACCGGGGTCGCCGGGCGGCCGGAGGCGTACTTCCGGGTGCCCGACGAGCCACTCTGGGCCGGGCGGTGGGGGCTTCCCGCGGGCGGTTGGGGCTACGGCGACTTCGTGGCCGCGGCGCTGGCGGCCGGGCGGACGGGCAACGGGGTCTTCGGGGCGAAGCTGATGTGGGGGACGCTGGACCGGGTGGTGGAAGGACTGGCCGCGGTCCACCCCGAGCTGGCCGGCGCGGACGACGCGCTGCTGCGTCGTGCCTTCGGGCGGACCGCCTTCGTCCACCTGCGGCGCGACGACGTGCTGACGCAGGCGGTCTCGTGGCTGCGCGCGGAGCAGACCGACCTCTGGTACGTCGGCTGCCCGGACGCGAACGGCGCGGCACCCTGGTACGACGGCGAGGGTATCGACGAGCTGATCCGGACCATCGAGACGCACCAGGCGGCGTGGGAGGAGTGGTTCGCCGCGTACGACGTGACGCCCCACCGGGTGCGCTACGAGGACCTGGCCGGCGACCCGACCGGGGTGACCCGGAAGGTCCTCGGCTTCCTCGGCCTCGGCCTGCCCGCCGGCGCGACGATCCGCCCCCGGCACCAGCGGCAGGCCGACGCGCTCAACGCGGAGTGGGTCGCCCGTCACCGGGCCGGGTCGACGGGGTGGCGGATGTCGCCGCACCCACCGGGAACCAGCGGGTGA
- a CDS encoding NCS2 family permease, whose amino-acid sequence MSVTTQDPAVPVEPTEPAERGRLDRFFEITRRGSTVKREVLAGLTTFATMAYIVVLNPLIIGTAPDADGNLLGIAPVAGVTALVAAVMTILMGIVGRVPFAVATGLGLNAFVAYAVASQMTWAEAMGLVVIEGLIITVLVLTGFRKAVFRAIPGELKAAIAAGIGLFIALIGFVDGGLVRRMPDAAGTTVPVQLGGDGTLRGWTTVVFLVGLLVTGILVARKVKAGVLIGIVATTVVAVIVDALAKPGPAFVDGKPNPTGWQLNVPTLPDPLIKAPDLHLLGNVSFTAFAHVGVMTAVLLVFTLVLADFFDVMGTTVGLAKQAGLATADGTDMPRLGKVLFVDGVAAVAGGAGSASSATTYVESSSGIADGGRTGLTSVVTGLLFLGALLLTPLVSLVPSEAAGPALVVVGALMIRQVKDIDFSDVGVAVPAFLTMTLMPFTYSITNGIGAGFVSWVAIRVAQGKARQIHPLMWAVAVAFVFYFGINLVKAVTGVS is encoded by the coding sequence ATGAGCGTGACTACGCAGGATCCTGCTGTCCCGGTCGAGCCGACGGAACCCGCCGAGCGCGGCCGTCTCGACCGCTTCTTCGAGATCACCCGGCGGGGCTCGACCGTCAAGCGTGAGGTGCTCGCCGGGCTCACCACCTTCGCGACGATGGCCTACATCGTCGTGCTCAACCCCCTCATCATCGGCACCGCACCGGACGCCGACGGCAACCTGCTCGGCATCGCGCCGGTCGCCGGGGTCACCGCCCTGGTCGCGGCGGTGATGACCATCCTGATGGGCATCGTCGGCCGGGTGCCTTTCGCGGTGGCGACCGGCCTGGGCCTCAACGCCTTCGTCGCGTACGCCGTCGCCTCCCAGATGACCTGGGCCGAGGCGATGGGCCTGGTCGTCATCGAGGGTCTGATCATCACCGTGCTGGTGCTGACCGGCTTTCGGAAGGCCGTGTTCCGCGCCATCCCCGGCGAGCTGAAGGCGGCCATCGCCGCCGGCATCGGCCTGTTCATCGCGCTGATCGGCTTCGTCGACGGCGGTCTGGTCCGGCGGATGCCGGACGCCGCCGGCACGACGGTGCCGGTGCAGCTCGGTGGCGACGGTACGCTGCGCGGCTGGACCACCGTCGTCTTCCTGGTCGGCCTGCTGGTCACCGGCATCCTGGTCGCCCGCAAGGTGAAGGCCGGCGTCCTGATCGGCATCGTGGCGACCACGGTCGTCGCCGTGATCGTCGACGCGCTGGCCAAGCCGGGCCCGGCGTTCGTCGACGGCAAGCCGAACCCGACCGGGTGGCAGCTCAACGTGCCGACCCTGCCCGACCCGCTGATCAAGGCGCCCGACCTGCACCTGCTCGGCAACGTGTCGTTCACGGCGTTCGCGCACGTCGGCGTGATGACCGCCGTGCTGCTGGTCTTCACGCTCGTCCTCGCCGACTTCTTCGACGTGATGGGCACGACCGTGGGTCTGGCGAAGCAGGCCGGCCTGGCCACCGCCGACGGCACCGACATGCCGCGGCTGGGCAAGGTGCTCTTCGTCGACGGCGTCGCCGCGGTCGCCGGTGGCGCGGGCAGCGCCTCCTCGGCCACCACGTACGTGGAGTCGTCCTCGGGCATCGCGGACGGCGGCCGTACCGGTCTGACCAGCGTGGTCACCGGGCTGCTCTTCCTCGGCGCGCTGCTGCTCACCCCGCTGGTGTCGCTGGTGCCCAGCGAGGCCGCCGGTCCGGCGCTGGTCGTCGTCGGCGCGCTGATGATCCGTCAGGTCAAGGACATCGACTTCTCGGACGTCGGGGTGGCGGTCCCGGCGTTCCTGACCATGACGCTCATGCCCTTCACCTACTCGATCACCAACGGCATCGGCGCCGGCTTCGTCAGCTGGGTGGCGATCCGGGTCGCGCAGGGCAAGGCCCGCCAGATTCACCCGCTGATGTGGGCGGTCGCGGTGGCGTTCGTGTTCTACTTCGGCATCAACCTGGTCAAGGCCGTCACCGGCGTCAGCTGA
- a CDS encoding uridine kinase family protein — protein sequence MLSDDELRDEILRREPVHGIRIVGVDGPSGGGKSLLARRLAELTSAPVVEIDDFVSWDDFAGWWPRFDEQVLTPLLAGRDARYQVRDWARDWRGGSLGSWKTLPWHPLVILEGVTCTRRETVGRLAYAIWVEADPAVRLARGLARDGAEHRDLWERWMREEAAFFAADGARERADLRVDTSER from the coding sequence ATCCTCTCCGACGACGAACTCCGGGACGAGATCCTCCGCCGTGAGCCGGTCCACGGCATCCGGATCGTCGGCGTGGACGGGCCGAGCGGCGGCGGCAAGAGCCTGCTGGCCCGTCGCTTGGCGGAGCTGACCTCGGCCCCGGTCGTCGAGATCGACGACTTCGTCTCGTGGGACGACTTCGCCGGCTGGTGGCCCCGTTTCGACGAGCAGGTCCTCACCCCGCTGCTCGCCGGCCGGGACGCCCGATACCAGGTACGCGACTGGGCGCGGGACTGGCGGGGTGGCTCGCTGGGCAGCTGGAAGACTCTCCCGTGGCACCCGCTGGTGATCCTCGAAGGAGTCACCTGCACCCGTCGGGAGACGGTCGGCCGGCTCGCGTACGCGATCTGGGTGGAGGCCGATCCGGCCGTGCGGCTGGCGCGCGGCCTGGCCCGCGACGGCGCCGAGCACCGCGACCTGTGGGAACGGTGGATGCGCGAGGAGGCGGCGTTCTTCGCCGCCGACGGCGCCCGGGAGCGGGCCGACCTTCGGGTGGACACCTCGGAACGCTGA
- a CDS encoding alpha/beta fold hydrolase has translation MSYADVNGVRLWHEIHGSGRPLVLLHGGYGSVEMFAPVLPALAAHRQVIAVDLQGHGRTADLDRPLRYESMADDVAALLRHLDLPGADLLGYSLGGGVALRTAIQHPELVRRLVLVSTPCRRLGWYAEVLAAMATQDERVGEQMRGTPPHELYARVAPRPEDWPKLWAKTGDLLRREYDWSAEVAALAMPVMLVFADADSVPVSHMAEFFGLLGGGHRDAGWDGSDRPAARLAVLPGLTHYDIVTSPALPAAVLPFLTHEVRSPA, from the coding sequence GTGAGCTACGCGGACGTCAACGGGGTGCGCCTCTGGCACGAGATCCACGGCTCCGGCCGGCCGCTGGTGCTGCTCCACGGCGGGTACGGGTCGGTGGAGATGTTCGCGCCGGTCCTGCCGGCCCTCGCCGCGCACCGGCAGGTGATCGCGGTCGACCTGCAGGGGCACGGCCGCACCGCAGACCTCGACCGGCCGCTGCGGTACGAGTCGATGGCCGACGACGTCGCGGCTCTTCTCCGGCACCTCGACCTGCCCGGGGCCGACCTGCTGGGCTACTCGCTCGGCGGCGGGGTGGCGCTGCGGACCGCGATCCAGCACCCGGAGCTGGTCCGTCGGTTGGTGCTGGTCTCCACCCCCTGCCGCCGGCTGGGCTGGTATGCCGAGGTGCTGGCCGCGATGGCCACCCAGGACGAGCGGGTCGGGGAGCAGATGCGCGGCACCCCGCCGCACGAGCTCTACGCCCGCGTCGCGCCGCGGCCGGAGGACTGGCCGAAGCTCTGGGCCAAGACCGGTGACCTGCTCCGCCGCGAGTACGACTGGTCGGCGGAGGTGGCTGCGCTCGCCATGCCCGTCATGCTGGTCTTCGCCGACGCCGACTCGGTCCCGGTGAGCCACATGGCGGAGTTCTTCGGGCTGCTGGGCGGCGGTCACCGGGACGCCGGCTGGGACGGCTCGGACCGTCCGGCCGCGCGGCTGGCCGTGCTGCCCGGCCTGACCCACTACGACATCGTCACCTCACCGGCGCTGCCCGCCGCCGTCCTGCCGTTCCTCACCCACGAGGTGCGCTCACCGGCCTGA
- a CDS encoding SDR family NAD(P)-dependent oxidoreductase — MTTTLDGKVALVTGGSRGIGAGIAVRLATEGADVALTYQRDADRAALVVKQIEALGRRVLAVRADSADPDAVRVAVDRTVEELGRLDILVNNAGVFLVGPVDELGPDELDRTLAVNVRAPYVAAQAAARHMTDGGRIINIGSNVARRAPFPGLALYSMSKTALVGLTKGLGRELGPRGITVNLVNPGPTDTDANPADGPNAAAISGLTALGRYAAPAEIAAMVCHLAGPDSGYVTGATIDVDGGFAI, encoded by the coding sequence ATGACGACCACACTGGACGGAAAAGTCGCCCTTGTCACCGGGGGCAGCCGGGGCATCGGCGCCGGGATCGCCGTGCGCCTGGCCACCGAGGGCGCCGACGTGGCGCTGACCTACCAGCGGGACGCCGACCGGGCCGCGTTGGTGGTGAAGCAGATCGAGGCGCTGGGCCGGCGGGTACTGGCCGTGCGGGCCGACAGCGCGGACCCGGACGCGGTACGGGTGGCCGTGGACCGGACGGTCGAGGAACTGGGACGACTCGACATCCTGGTCAACAATGCCGGGGTGTTCCTGGTCGGCCCGGTCGATGAACTCGGCCCCGACGAGCTGGACCGGACGCTGGCGGTCAACGTCCGGGCACCCTACGTGGCCGCGCAGGCAGCGGCCCGGCACATGACCGACGGCGGCCGGATCATCAACATCGGCAGCAACGTCGCTCGCCGGGCCCCCTTCCCCGGCCTGGCGCTCTACTCGATGAGCAAGACTGCGCTCGTCGGCCTGACGAAGGGGCTCGGCCGGGAGCTGGGTCCGCGTGGAATCACCGTCAACCTGGTGAACCCGGGTCCGACCGACACGGACGCCAACCCGGCGGACGGCCCGAACGCCGCGGCGATCAGCGGCCTCACCGCCCTCGGCCGGTACGCCGCACCGGCCGAGATCGCGGCGATGGTCTGCCACCTCGCCGGCCCCGACTCCGGCTACGTGACCGGGGCGACCATCGACGTCGACGGCGGCTTCGCGATCTGA
- a CDS encoding phosphotransferase, with protein sequence MASATKTRIGWADLPTDVRATVEEILGDRVVEAVSQPGGYSPGTADRVRTAGGRRAFVKAVSPAQNDRSPHLHRAEARIAAALPPYAPTPRLLGSHDDGEWVALVFTDVDGRHPATPWLATELAAVLAALADMAATLTPAPVAAVPTAAEQLGYDFAGWRRIAADPPADLPPWAHARLPELCAAADHGLAALAGDTLCHLDVRADNLLVGPDGTVSVVDWPWACRGPSWLDTLLLLVNVRLHGGHDTEALLRDLPLTAGVDPAALTGVLAGLAGFFIDGSRQPPPPGIPTVRAFQRAQGDALLPWLAERLG encoded by the coding sequence ATGGCGAGCGCGACGAAGACCCGGATCGGCTGGGCCGACCTGCCGACCGACGTCCGGGCCACGGTCGAGGAGATCCTGGGCGACCGGGTCGTCGAGGCGGTGTCCCAGCCGGGCGGCTACTCCCCCGGCACCGCCGACCGGGTCCGCACCGCCGGCGGTCGGCGAGCCTTCGTCAAGGCGGTCAGCCCGGCGCAGAACGACCGCAGCCCGCACCTGCACCGCGCGGAGGCGCGGATCGCGGCCGCGCTGCCGCCGTACGCGCCGACGCCCCGGCTGCTGGGCAGCCACGACGACGGCGAGTGGGTGGCCCTGGTGTTCACCGACGTCGACGGCCGGCATCCGGCCACGCCCTGGCTCGCCACCGAGCTGGCCGCCGTGCTCGCCGCCCTGGCGGACATGGCCGCGACGCTGACCCCGGCGCCGGTCGCGGCCGTGCCCACCGCGGCCGAGCAGCTCGGGTACGACTTCGCCGGCTGGCGGCGGATCGCGGCGGACCCGCCGGCTGACCTGCCGCCGTGGGCCCACGCGCGCCTGCCCGAACTGTGCGCCGCGGCGGACCATGGACTCGCCGCGCTGGCCGGCGACACGCTGTGCCATCTGGACGTCCGCGCCGACAACCTGCTGGTCGGCCCGGACGGCACGGTCAGCGTGGTGGACTGGCCGTGGGCCTGCCGGGGACCGTCCTGGTTGGACACCCTGCTCCTGCTGGTGAACGTCCGGCTGCACGGCGGCCACGACACCGAGGCGCTGCTGCGCGACCTGCCGCTCACCGCCGGGGTGGACCCGGCCGCGCTGACCGGGGTGCTGGCCGGTCTCGCCGGCTTCTTCATCGACGGGTCCCGGCAGCCGCCCCCGCCCGGCATCCCGACGGTCCGCGCGTTCCAGCGGGCCCAGGGCGACGCGCTGCTGCCCTGGCTCGCCGAGCGCCTGGGCTGA
- a CDS encoding polysaccharide pyruvyl transferase family protein: MTDGDGLTIGLLGSYGGRNLGDEAILSGLLADLRHQEPDARIIVFSRNPAHTALAHPDVEAVPWEGVSRADSSVTLSELDLLILGGGGILYDREARRYLRVVRVAQERGLPLLTYAVGVGPLSDGVDTGMVRETLAGATEVTVRDQESRMVLEEAGLVNPITVTADPAFLLEPEDFPASWLRDEGVPEGKRLVGLSVREPGRAAERLDVDGYHRLLAQISDFLVHRIDAYVLFVPMERDDIRHAHGVMSHMVAAERGRVLHGDYMPRQILGLMKHFDLAVGMRLHFLIFAAMVGTPFLPLPYAGKVFDLAQRLGVPALRGVEREVEGPLLAEVDRLWDEREARANETARLVAEVCEQARGTSQVTRGVLESIRSRRLTGVHAA; the protein is encoded by the coding sequence ATGACGGATGGCGACGGACTGACAATCGGTCTGCTCGGTTCGTATGGCGGTCGCAACCTCGGCGACGAGGCGATCCTCAGCGGGCTCCTGGCCGACCTGCGGCACCAGGAGCCGGACGCGCGGATCATCGTCTTCTCCCGCAACCCGGCGCACACCGCCCTGGCCCACCCGGACGTGGAGGCGGTGCCCTGGGAGGGCGTCAGCCGGGCCGACTCGTCGGTGACCCTGTCCGAGCTGGACCTGCTCATCCTGGGCGGCGGCGGCATCCTCTACGACCGCGAGGCCCGGCGCTACCTGCGGGTGGTCCGGGTCGCCCAGGAACGCGGGCTGCCCCTGCTCACATACGCGGTGGGGGTCGGGCCGCTCAGCGACGGGGTGGACACCGGCATGGTCCGGGAAACCCTGGCCGGGGCGACCGAGGTGACCGTGCGGGACCAGGAGTCCCGGATGGTGCTCGAGGAGGCCGGCCTGGTGAACCCCATCACCGTCACCGCCGACCCGGCGTTCCTGCTCGAACCGGAGGACTTCCCGGCGAGCTGGCTCCGCGACGAGGGGGTCCCGGAGGGCAAGCGGCTCGTCGGGTTGAGCGTCCGCGAGCCGGGCCGGGCGGCGGAACGCCTCGACGTGGACGGCTACCACCGGCTGCTCGCCCAGATCAGTGACTTCCTGGTGCACCGGATCGACGCGTACGTGCTGTTCGTGCCGATGGAACGCGACGACATCCGGCACGCCCACGGCGTGATGTCGCACATGGTCGCCGCCGAGCGGGGCCGGGTCCTGCACGGCGACTACATGCCCCGCCAGATCCTGGGGCTGATGAAACACTTCGACCTCGCGGTCGGCATGCGGCTGCACTTCCTGATCTTCGCGGCCATGGTGGGCACGCCGTTCCTGCCGCTGCCGTACGCCGGAAAGGTCTTCGACCTGGCCCAGCGGCTCGGGGTGCCGGCGCTGCGCGGCGTGGAGCGGGAGGTGGAGGGCCCGCTGCTGGCCGAGGTGGACCGGCTGTGGGACGAGCGGGAGGCCCGGGCGAACGAGACCGCCCGCCTGGTGGCCGAGGTGTGCGAGCAGGCCCGGGGCACCTCCCAGGTCACCCGGGGGGTGCTGGAGAGCATCCGCTCCCGCCGCCTGACCGGGGTTCACGCGGCCTGA
- a CDS encoding carbohydrate kinase family protein: MFDLLVIGGLGVDVRTRVPALPLPAADSLTVPPIDLRIGNTGAGVALAAHALGLRVALVDVLGADPAGDVVRAALARTSVHAVLADAPAGTRRSVNLVDSGGRRMSLYDPRPWQGPPPFPPDALTALVREAAHVHVSIMDWARDALPVLRAGLAEGVGLSTDLHDWDGDNPYHHPFAEAADLVFVSGVRLGDRAEKLAAELAPRTVLVTGGEAGATLHPADGPPVPVPAATLPGAVVDSNGAGDAFAAGLIAARLRGAALPDAAGYAARVAAAACTHDGMEYPPGLLPRG; encoded by the coding sequence ATGTTCGATCTGCTCGTGATCGGCGGCCTCGGGGTCGATGTGCGGACCCGGGTGCCCGCGCTCCCGCTGCCGGCCGCCGACTCGCTGACCGTGCCCCCCATCGACCTGCGGATCGGCAACACCGGCGCCGGGGTGGCGCTCGCCGCGCACGCGCTGGGCCTGCGGGTGGCCCTGGTGGACGTGCTGGGCGCCGACCCGGCCGGGGACGTGGTCCGGGCGGCGCTGGCCCGGACCTCGGTGCACGCCGTGCTCGCCGACGCCCCGGCCGGCACCCGCCGCTCGGTCAACCTGGTCGACTCCGGCGGCCGGCGGATGTCCCTCTACGATCCGCGGCCCTGGCAGGGGCCACCGCCGTTCCCGCCAGACGCGCTCACCGCGCTGGTCCGGGAGGCGGCCCACGTGCACGTGTCGATCATGGACTGGGCGCGCGACGCGCTGCCGGTCCTGCGCGCCGGGCTCGCCGAGGGCGTAGGGCTCTCCACCGACCTGCACGACTGGGACGGGGACAACCCCTACCACCACCCCTTCGCCGAGGCGGCGGACCTGGTCTTCGTCAGCGGGGTTCGCCTCGGTGACCGCGCCGAAAAGCTCGCGGCGGAGCTGGCGCCCCGGACGGTGCTGGTGACCGGCGGGGAGGCGGGCGCGACCCTGCACCCGGCGGACGGCCCACCGGTACCGGTGCCCGCGGCCACCCTGCCCGGCGCGGTGGTCGACAGCAACGGCGCGGGCGATGCGTTCGCCGCGGGCCTGATCGCCGCCCGGCTGCGCGGCGCCGCCCTGCCCGACGCGGCCGGGTACGCCGCCCGGGTCGCCGCCGCCGCGTGCACCCACGACGGGATGGAGTACCCGCCCGGGCTGCTGCCACGGGGTTGA
- a CDS encoding DEAD/DEAH box helicase: MELDPEGAHRFLREGAPVLHAAGFGVLLPSWWRRPSTRLGARLRARSRTAPGTVAAASGGLGLDALVDYRWEVALGDQPLTAEELAALAELKSPLVRLRGQWVELDPKRLAAGLRLLRSTGELTVADLLRLGLAETDRADELPVLEVSADGALGELLAGAAERRLTPADPPPGFHGTLRPYQRRGLAWLAFLQSLGLGGILADDMGLGKTVQLLALLAGDPPEAGPTLLVCPMSLVGNWQREAARFTPGLRVHVHHGAERARGAEFRTTVHGADLVLTTYSVAARDAFALAGIDWHRVVVDEAQAIKNASTRQAEAVRSLPARHRVAVTGTPVENRLADLWSIMQFANPGLLGPAATFRKKFAEPIERHGDDEVAGRLRRITGPFVLRRLKTDSSIISDLPEKLEMEVLCNLTAEQAALYRAVVDDMLAKIESSDGMERRGLVLATMTRLKQVCNHPAQLLRDGSPLPGRSGKLERLEEIVDEVLAAGEKALLFTQYAEFGGMLRGHLSARVGREVLFLHGGVDKADRDTLVTRFQSADGPPLFVLSLKAGGTGLTLTAANHVVHVDRWWNPAVEDQATDRAFRIGQRRRVQVRKFVSAGTVEEKVAAMIADKRSLAGRVVGSGEQWVTELSTGALRELFALESGAVVE; this comes from the coding sequence ATGGAGCTGGACCCGGAGGGGGCGCACCGCTTCCTGCGGGAGGGCGCGCCGGTGCTGCACGCGGCCGGCTTCGGGGTGCTGCTGCCGTCCTGGTGGCGGCGGCCGTCGACGCGGTTGGGCGCCCGGCTGCGGGCCCGGAGCCGGACCGCCCCGGGCACCGTCGCCGCCGCCTCCGGCGGGCTGGGGCTGGACGCGCTGGTCGACTACCGGTGGGAGGTCGCCCTCGGCGACCAGCCGCTGACGGCCGAGGAACTGGCCGCCCTGGCCGAGCTGAAGTCCCCGCTGGTCCGGCTGCGCGGGCAGTGGGTCGAGCTGGACCCGAAGCGGCTCGCCGCCGGCCTCCGGCTGCTCCGCTCGACCGGGGAGCTGACCGTCGCCGACCTGCTCCGGCTCGGCCTCGCCGAGACCGACCGGGCGGACGAGCTGCCGGTGCTGGAGGTCAGCGCCGATGGCGCGCTCGGCGAGCTGCTCGCCGGGGCCGCGGAGCGGCGGCTCACGCCGGCCGACCCGCCGCCCGGGTTCCACGGCACGCTGCGGCCGTACCAGCGGCGGGGGCTGGCCTGGCTGGCCTTCCTCCAGTCGCTCGGGCTCGGCGGGATCCTCGCCGACGACATGGGGCTGGGCAAGACCGTGCAGCTGCTCGCCCTGCTGGCCGGGGATCCGCCGGAGGCCGGACCGACCCTGCTGGTCTGTCCGATGTCGCTGGTCGGCAACTGGCAGCGGGAGGCGGCCCGGTTCACGCCCGGGTTGCGCGTACACGTGCATCACGGGGCCGAGCGGGCCCGGGGGGCGGAGTTCCGGACCACCGTGCACGGCGCGGACCTGGTGCTGACCACCTACTCGGTGGCGGCGCGGGACGCGTTCGCGCTCGCCGGCATCGACTGGCACCGGGTGGTGGTGGACGAGGCGCAGGCGATCAAGAACGCGTCGACCCGGCAGGCCGAGGCGGTCCGGTCGCTGCCCGCGCGGCACCGGGTCGCGGTCACCGGTACGCCGGTGGAGAACCGGCTGGCCGACCTCTGGTCGATCATGCAGTTCGCGAATCCCGGACTGCTCGGCCCGGCCGCCACCTTCCGGAAGAAGTTCGCCGAGCCGATCGAGCGGCACGGCGACGACGAGGTGGCCGGCCGGCTGCGCCGGATCACCGGTCCGTTCGTGCTGCGCCGGCTCAAGACGGACTCGTCGATCATCTCCGACCTGCCGGAGAAGCTGGAGATGGAGGTGCTCTGCAACCTCACCGCCGAGCAGGCCGCGCTCTACCGGGCGGTGGTCGACGACATGCTGGCGAAGATCGAGTCCAGCGACGGGATGGAGCGCCGGGGGCTGGTGCTGGCCACCATGACCCGCCTCAAGCAGGTCTGCAACCACCCGGCGCAGCTGCTGCGCGACGGCTCGCCGCTGCCCGGCCGCTCCGGCAAGCTGGAGCGGCTGGAGGAGATCGTCGACGAGGTCCTCGCGGCGGGGGAGAAGGCCCTGCTGTTCACCCAGTACGCCGAGTTCGGCGGCATGCTGCGCGGCCACCTGTCGGCCCGGGTCGGCCGGGAGGTGCTCTTCCTGCACGGCGGCGTCGACAAGGCCGACCGGGACACCCTGGTCACCCGGTTCCAGTCCGCGGACGGACCGCCGCTCTTCGTGCTCTCGCTCAAGGCCGGCGGCACCGGGCTCACCCTCACCGCGGCGAACCACGTGGTGCACGTCGACCGGTGGTGGAACCCGGCCGTCGAGGACCAGGCCACCGACCGGGCGTTCCGGATCGGCCAGCGCCGCCGCGTGCAGGTCCGCAAGTTCGTCTCCGCCGGCACGGTGGAGGAGAAGGTGGCCGCCATGATCGCCGACAAGCGGAGCCTGGCGGGGCGCGTGGTGGGCAGCGGGGAGCAGTGGGTCACCGAACTCTCCACCGGCGCGCTGCGCGAGCTGTTCGCCCTGGAGTCCGGGGCGGTGGTGGAGTGA